The following coding sequences are from one Kushneria phosphatilytica window:
- a CDS encoding efflux RND transporter periplasmic adaptor subunit, whose translation MIRMFASRAPQWGLIGVMALLLAACGGSDEDQQQSQKGGGEQPPRKVAVMTVQSRDLELDMEYPAMIRSDLSADIVARVAGVLEKKHYQPGEMVQKGQKLFTIEQPPYQATVDQREADLQSARADLEEAQRNWARYKRLYSRGAISQQQRDTALNTLQTAQASVAQAKAALESARIDLDYTTVKSPVSGMVSLNEVNVGNYVTQNTELATVTPLDPLEVRFSLPQEDAFALRRQRQMQDAPEVTATLKFPYANQQDTTANTLKGKIDFLGSRVDESTSTVQARAIFKNPDHLFLPGQFVRIELQNLKRFHVLAVPNVAVTEGLKGPQLYVLNDDNVIQSRFVSLGEQAGSRTIITEGLKAGERIVAGSIGSVSVGQKVDPQPYQGSSEQPTNPSGHPLRHEREPKQGTGNTGVTEQRESDQSQQAKQGGSSANSSTGESGGE comes from the coding sequence ATGATCCGGATGTTTGCCAGTCGGGCCCCGCAATGGGGGCTCATCGGAGTCATGGCCTTGTTGTTGGCCGCCTGCGGCGGTAGCGATGAAGATCAACAGCAAAGTCAGAAGGGTGGCGGGGAGCAACCCCCACGCAAGGTTGCTGTCATGACGGTTCAATCCCGCGATCTGGAACTCGACATGGAATATCCGGCGATGATCCGTAGTGATCTGTCAGCGGATATCGTGGCCCGGGTCGCCGGTGTACTGGAGAAGAAGCACTACCAGCCCGGGGAGATGGTTCAAAAGGGTCAGAAGCTGTTTACCATCGAGCAGCCTCCCTATCAGGCGACGGTGGATCAGCGTGAGGCTGATCTGCAAAGCGCACGTGCCGATCTGGAAGAAGCGCAGCGCAACTGGGCTCGCTACAAGCGGCTTTATTCTCGTGGTGCCATCAGTCAGCAACAGCGTGATACGGCGCTGAATACCCTGCAGACAGCTCAGGCCTCCGTTGCTCAGGCGAAAGCAGCACTCGAAAGCGCCAGAATCGATCTTGATTACACCACGGTAAAATCACCTGTGAGTGGCATGGTGAGTCTCAATGAGGTCAACGTGGGCAACTACGTGACACAGAATACCGAGCTGGCCACTGTCACACCGCTGGATCCCTTGGAAGTGCGTTTCTCTCTGCCTCAGGAGGATGCGTTCGCATTGCGCCGTCAGCGGCAGATGCAGGATGCGCCTGAGGTGACGGCAACGCTCAAGTTTCCTTATGCCAATCAGCAGGACACGACGGCCAATACCCTGAAGGGGAAAATCGATTTCCTCGGCTCCCGGGTCGATGAGTCCACCAGTACTGTGCAGGCCAGGGCCATCTTCAAGAACCCCGATCACCTTTTTCTTCCGGGTCAGTTCGTTCGTATCGAACTTCAAAACCTCAAACGCTTTCATGTGCTGGCTGTACCCAATGTGGCTGTCACCGAAGGCCTCAAGGGGCCGCAGCTTTATGTGCTCAATGATGACAACGTGATTCAGAGCCGTTTTGTCTCACTGGGAGAGCAGGCAGGATCTCGGACCATCATTACCGAGGGGCTCAAGGCCGGCGAGCGTATCGTGGCGGGCAGCATTGGTAGTGTCAGTGTCGGCCAAAAGGTAGACCCACAGCCGTATCAGGGCAGCTCCGAGCAGCCGACCAATCCCTCGGGCCATCCGTTGCGTCATGAGCGTGAGCCCAAACAGGGCACCGGTAATACAGGTGTGACCGAGCAGCGGGAATCGGATCAGTCACAGCAGGCGAAACAGGGTGGTAGCAGCGCCAATTCCAGTACAGGTGAAAGTGGCGGTGAGTAA
- a CDS encoding UDP-glucose dehydrogenase family protein, translated as MKITVFGTGYVGLVTGSCLADVGHNVMCMDIDAGKIARLEAGEIPIFEPGLAEMVARNVEAGRLTFTTDAQQAVEFGVLQFIAVGTPPDEDGSADLQYVLAVAETIGRYMKDYRVIVDKSTVPVGTADRVSHRVADALEARGVELEYDVCSNPEFLKEGAAIEDFTRGARIIVGTDSERVQELMRECYAPYNRNHDKLMFMGIRAAELTKYAANAMLATKISFMNEIANLAERLGADIEAVRRGIGSDPRIGYHFIYPGCGYGGSCFPKDVQALARTAHQNDYNAELLNAVESVNYRQKQTLFQKLLRAFDGELAGRTIALWGLAFKPNTDDMREAPSRTLMEALWSAGARVQAYDPEAMHECRRLYGERADLSLVADRVQAVQGADALVIVTEWKEFRTLDFEWLKAQLSMPVLVDGRNLYDPETVRQAGLMYYAVGRGESLQSAPRVAMTD; from the coding sequence ATGAAGATTACGGTTTTCGGCACCGGTTACGTGGGTCTGGTTACCGGAAGTTGTCTTGCCGACGTCGGCCACAATGTCATGTGCATGGATATCGACGCTGGCAAGATCGCTCGTCTGGAAGCCGGTGAGATCCCGATTTTTGAACCGGGACTGGCCGAGATGGTGGCGCGCAATGTCGAAGCCGGACGACTGACCTTTACGACCGATGCCCAGCAGGCGGTCGAGTTCGGCGTTTTGCAGTTCATCGCCGTGGGAACACCACCGGATGAAGATGGCAGTGCTGATCTACAGTATGTGCTGGCGGTTGCCGAAACCATTGGCCGGTACATGAAGGATTATCGGGTAATCGTGGACAAGTCCACGGTCCCCGTGGGTACTGCGGATCGCGTTAGCCACCGTGTAGCGGATGCGCTCGAGGCGCGGGGTGTCGAGCTGGAGTACGATGTCTGCTCCAACCCCGAGTTTCTGAAGGAAGGGGCTGCCATCGAGGACTTTACCCGTGGCGCACGCATCATTGTCGGCACGGACAGTGAGCGGGTGCAGGAACTGATGCGTGAGTGCTACGCGCCCTACAATCGCAATCACGACAAGCTGATGTTCATGGGTATCCGGGCAGCTGAACTGACCAAGTATGCTGCCAATGCCATGCTGGCGACCAAAATCAGCTTCATGAACGAGATTGCCAATCTGGCCGAGCGGCTGGGCGCTGATATCGAAGCTGTTCGACGCGGTATCGGCAGTGACCCGCGTATTGGTTATCACTTCATTTATCCTGGCTGCGGTTACGGTGGCTCCTGCTTCCCCAAGGATGTTCAGGCGCTTGCCCGTACGGCACATCAGAACGATTACAATGCCGAGCTGCTCAATGCCGTGGAAAGTGTGAATTATCGGCAGAAGCAGACGCTGTTCCAGAAACTGTTGCGGGCCTTTGACGGTGAACTGGCCGGTCGAACGATTGCGCTCTGGGGTCTGGCCTTCAAGCCCAATACCGATGATATGCGTGAAGCTCCCAGCCGTACCCTGATGGAAGCGCTATGGTCTGCCGGGGCCCGAGTACAGGCCTATGACCCGGAGGCCATGCACGAGTGCCGTCGTCTCTATGGGGAGCGCGCTGATCTGTCGCTGGTGGCCGATCGTGTTCAGGCCGTTCAGGGAGCGGATGCCCTGGTCATTGTGACCGAATGGAAAGAGTTTCGTACTCTGGATTTCGAATGGCTCAAGGCCCAGCTTTCAATGCCGGTGCTGGTAGACGGGCGTAATCTTTACGATCCCGAAACGGTGCGTCAGGCTGGTCTGATGTATTACGCCGTGGGGCGCGGAGAGTCCCTGCAGTCGGCACCTCGGGTAGCGATGACCGATTGA
- the galE gene encoding UDP-glucose 4-epimerase GalE — protein sequence MILVTGGAGYIGSHTVLALLQAGHEVVVLDSLTNSSPLALERVATLAGREVPLVEGDIRNEALLDSLFERYDISAVVHFAGLKAVGESVEKPLAYFDNNVNGTLVLCRAMARAGVKSIVFSSSATVYGDPETVPIQESFPTSATNPYGRSKLMVEEILRDLCQADDEWRVALLRYFNPVGAHESGMIGEDPHGIPNNLVPFISQVAIGRRETLSVFGNDYDTPDGTGVRDYIHVVDLADGHLKALDFLAQHQGVHTFNLGTGKGYSVLEVTNAFARVSGRDIPHEIKPRRPGDIACCYADPAYAESMLGWRAQYGIERMMADTWRWQQQNPQGYEQQ from the coding sequence ATGATCCTGGTGACAGGTGGAGCCGGTTATATCGGTTCGCATACGGTATTGGCGCTATTACAGGCCGGACATGAAGTGGTAGTGCTGGATAGCCTCACCAATTCCAGTCCTCTGGCGCTCGAACGGGTAGCTACTCTGGCTGGCCGGGAAGTGCCTCTGGTCGAGGGCGATATTCGCAACGAAGCGCTGCTGGATAGCCTGTTTGAACGCTATGACATTTCAGCCGTGGTACATTTTGCCGGTCTCAAGGCAGTAGGAGAGAGCGTGGAAAAGCCTCTCGCCTATTTTGACAATAACGTCAATGGCACGCTGGTGCTTTGCCGTGCAATGGCAAGAGCAGGGGTCAAGAGTATTGTGTTCAGCTCGTCGGCAACCGTCTACGGTGATCCTGAAACAGTGCCGATTCAGGAGAGCTTCCCGACCTCGGCGACCAATCCTTATGGGCGTTCCAAACTGATGGTGGAAGAGATTCTGCGTGACCTGTGTCAGGCAGATGATGAGTGGCGGGTGGCGCTACTGCGCTACTTCAACCCCGTAGGGGCGCATGAGAGCGGCATGATCGGGGAAGACCCACATGGTATTCCCAACAATCTTGTACCCTTTATCAGTCAGGTCGCCATCGGGAGACGCGAAACCCTTTCCGTGTTCGGAAACGATTATGATACCCCTGATGGCACAGGGGTGCGTGACTATATCCATGTTGTGGATCTGGCTGATGGCCATCTGAAAGCGCTGGATTTCCTTGCGCAGCATCAGGGCGTGCATACCTTTAACCTGGGGACCGGCAAGGGATATAGCGTGCTTGAGGTGACCAATGCCTTTGCACGGGTTAGCGGCCGTGATATTCCCCATGAAATCAAGCCACGTCGGCCGGGGGATATTGCCTGTTGTTATGCTGACCCTGCCTATGCAGAAAGCATGCTGGGATGGCGGGCGCAGTATGGTATTGAGCGCATGATGGCGGATACCTGGCGCTGGCAGCAACAGAATCCGCAGGGCTATGAGCAACAATAA
- a CDS encoding RNA polymerase sigma factor FliA, producing MYTAQGRIDHSQLMDQYMPMVRRQALSMQVRLPACVDLDDLIQAGLVGLLDAFNRFDAGQGATFTTYASQRVRGAMIDELRSRDWLPRSVRRVSRDIDRVVWRLEQQNGRAPSEREIAAELDISLDEYHQTLTDVNNGFLMPYEDVSTDESEASHVDHSVERPDTPHDQWLAHAQREQLMAAIDKLPERERLLLALYYQEELNLKEIGAVMGVSESRVCQLHGQAVARLRVALSHEDDD from the coding sequence ATGTATACGGCTCAGGGTAGAATCGATCACTCACAGCTGATGGATCAGTACATGCCGATGGTCCGGCGTCAGGCGTTATCCATGCAGGTTCGATTGCCGGCCTGTGTGGATCTCGATGATCTGATTCAGGCTGGATTGGTCGGTTTGCTGGATGCCTTCAATCGTTTCGATGCCGGTCAGGGTGCAACCTTTACCACCTATGCTTCGCAACGTGTAAGAGGGGCCATGATCGACGAGTTGCGCTCCCGCGACTGGCTGCCGCGCAGCGTACGCCGGGTATCCCGTGATATTGATCGAGTGGTATGGCGACTCGAACAGCAGAATGGTCGAGCGCCCAGTGAGCGTGAAATTGCCGCTGAACTGGATATTTCTCTGGATGAGTATCATCAGACGCTGACTGATGTGAATAACGGTTTCCTCATGCCTTACGAAGATGTCAGCACGGATGAGTCTGAAGCCTCACACGTTGACCATAGTGTTGAGCGTCCGGATACGCCACATGATCAATGGCTTGCTCATGCTCAGCGCGAGCAGCTCATGGCAGCAATTGATAAGCTCCCTGAGCGTGAACGGCTGTTGCTGGCGCTTTATTATCAGGAAGAGCTTAATCTCAAGGAAATTGGCGCTGTCATGGGTGTCAGTGAGTCCCGCGTTTGTCAGTTACACGGCCAGGCTGTAGCGCGACTTCGTGTGGCGCTATCTCATGAAGACGATGATTAA
- a CDS encoding AraC family transcriptional regulator, translated as MDCREFDVAATEVILHEHTNELMPMTMVARQVGLSTSHLRRKFKQSFGVTPTDYHATIRLDRAAMLLIYTRKSIMEVALECGYQDHAAFSRVFRRHFDLSPRAYREQMRNTLSTLPRVPDATPHVEMRENEEEYYLVIRDFGDSGLSEESLRQHLLTLCPQRAKESILESVCFLYDDPRVTPAHRVRKDIGYRMARRETWHPPLPLRWVTVPAGRCMSTQLASWKDYESSFQHMALNWAMMNDEQVRVDHSRVLYREGRRDAGLSSMELLVPVE; from the coding sequence ATGGATTGCAGAGAATTCGACGTTGCCGCGACAGAAGTCATTCTGCATGAGCACACCAATGAACTGATGCCCATGACCATGGTGGCGCGCCAGGTAGGGCTGTCCACCTCACATTTGCGGCGCAAGTTCAAACAGTCCTTCGGTGTGACGCCGACGGATTACCATGCGACGATCCGCCTTGATCGGGCAGCCATGCTGCTCATTTATACGCGCAAGTCGATCATGGAAGTAGCACTTGAGTGTGGCTATCAGGATCATGCCGCCTTCAGCCGGGTTTTTCGCCGTCACTTCGACCTTTCGCCGCGTGCCTACCGCGAGCAGATGCGTAATACACTGAGCACTCTGCCTCGGGTACCTGATGCTACACCGCATGTAGAAATGCGTGAAAATGAAGAAGAGTATTATCTGGTTATTCGGGATTTTGGCGACAGTGGCCTGAGTGAGGAGAGTCTTCGCCAACATCTGCTGACGCTCTGCCCTCAGCGTGCCAAGGAATCGATACTCGAATCAGTCTGCTTTTTATATGATGATCCCCGCGTGACCCCGGCGCATCGGGTTCGCAAGGACATCGGTTATCGCATGGCTCGACGCGAAACCTGGCATCCGCCACTGCCATTGCGCTGGGTCACTGTTCCGGCAGGGCGCTGCATGAGCACACAGCTTGCCAGCTGGAAGGATTATGAATCCTCATTTCAGCACATGGCGCTGAACTGGGCGATGATGAATGATGAGCAGGTGCGGGTAGATCATAGTCGTGTGCTCTATCGGGAAGGGCGGCGCGATGCTGGCCTGAGCAGTATGGAATTGCTGGTGCCTGTCGAATAA
- the tviB gene encoding Vi polysaccharide biosynthesis UDP-N-acetylglucosamine C-6 dehydrogenase TviB → MHELTPELRIGVIGLGYVGLPLAVEFGRHYRVIGFDINAARIASLRTGRDDTREVESERLHAARGLVFTDDESALTGCDVYIVTVPTPIDAHKRPDLTPLLGASATVGRVIDRGAVVIYESTVYPGATEEDCMPVIERLSGLRFNEDFYAGYSPERINPGDKIHRITSVTKVTAGSTPEAADFVDALYGSIVEAGTWRASSIRVAEAAKVIENTQRDINIALINELAMIFSRLGIDTEEVLEAAGTKWNFLPFRPGLVGGHCIGVDPYYLTHKAQATGYHPDMILAGRRINDGMGAYVASQLVKKMTQRRIHVESARILIMGLTFKENCPDLRNTRVIDIISELREYNVTVEVYDPLATAADADREYGILPIEQPEEGAYDAIIMAVAHTPFRELSVEQIRHWGRENHILYDLKHMLPKAVTDLRL, encoded by the coding sequence ATGCATGAATTGACTCCCGAGTTGCGTATCGGTGTGATCGGGTTGGGCTATGTCGGATTGCCCTTGGCGGTAGAGTTCGGACGCCACTATCGGGTCATCGGATTTGATATCAATGCCGCGCGTATAGCATCGCTGCGTACCGGTCGGGATGATACGAGGGAAGTTGAGTCCGAGCGTTTGCATGCAGCTCGGGGACTGGTGTTTACCGATGACGAATCGGCGCTAACAGGTTGCGATGTTTATATCGTTACCGTTCCAACACCGATCGATGCGCACAAGCGTCCTGATCTGACTCCCTTGTTGGGCGCAAGCGCAACGGTAGGGCGCGTGATCGATCGTGGGGCAGTCGTGATCTATGAGTCTACGGTCTATCCGGGAGCCACCGAAGAAGATTGCATGCCCGTGATCGAGCGTTTGTCAGGGTTGCGATTCAATGAAGACTTTTATGCAGGCTACAGCCCTGAGCGCATCAACCCGGGTGACAAAATTCATCGGATTACATCAGTTACGAAAGTAACCGCCGGCTCAACACCTGAGGCGGCTGATTTTGTAGATGCACTCTATGGCTCGATCGTTGAGGCGGGTACCTGGCGGGCCAGCTCGATTCGTGTTGCCGAGGCGGCCAAGGTAATTGAAAACACTCAGCGTGATATCAATATTGCGCTGATCAATGAACTGGCCATGATCTTCAGCAGGCTGGGTATTGATACTGAAGAGGTGCTGGAAGCGGCAGGGACCAAATGGAACTTTCTGCCTTTTCGCCCTGGACTGGTCGGCGGGCATTGCATTGGTGTCGATCCCTACTACCTGACGCACAAGGCTCAGGCGACTGGCTATCATCCGGACATGATTCTTGCAGGCCGTCGTATCAATGATGGAATGGGAGCCTACGTAGCCAGTCAGCTTGTCAAGAAGATGACGCAGCGTCGCATTCATGTCGAAAGCGCACGTATTCTGATCATGGGGCTAACCTTCAAGGAGAACTGCCCTGATCTGCGCAATACGCGTGTCATTGACATCATTAGCGAACTGCGAGAATACAATGTGACGGTTGAAGTCTATGATCCGCTGGCAACCGCTGCGGATGCGGACAGAGAGTATGGCATTTTGCCCATCGAACAGCCCGAAGAGGGCGCCTATGACGCCATTATCATGGCGGTAGCCCATACCCCGTTTCGTGAGTTGTCAGTTGAGCAAATCCGTCACTGGGGAAGAGAGAATCATATTCTCTATGATCTCAAGCATATGTTGCCCAAGGCAGTGACGGATCTGAGACTTTAA
- a CDS encoding efflux RND transporter permease subunit, which yields MNFASFFIHRPIFATVVSIIITLMGLMAVRVLPIQQYPSVVPPTVSVMATFPGADAETVSNTVASPLAEEINGTQDMIYLTSSSSDSGQLNMSVYFNIGTDPDMATINVNNRVQRALSQLPQQVQNQGVTVEKQSNSVLLFVGLYSPNHQYDSLYLNNYANLNIIDELNMLPGVGQSQVLGNQEFAMRVWLNPDKMAQYDITPAEISSAIQSQNTVVSAGKLGGAPQRDPTAYTYTISTQGRFTSVDQFRNIVLRTQQDGGSLRLSDVARVELGASSYAVRGRVNNNPMAPIAIYTQPGANALEVAKEVKSRMRELKQRFPAGIDYSIPYDTTLFINASIESVEHTFIEALILVAAIIFIFLQNWRSTLVAMSVVPVSVVGTFAGMYMLDFSINLLSLFGMILAIGIVVDDAIVVIENVERILEHDPEATPMSASLEAMREVSGPVIATALIMASVFVPVGFLSGLTGEMYRQFAITIAVSVSISALVALSFTPAMCAIFIKHKENLRESKFVRIVKKPFDWFNRGFARITRGFLKCVSFLIRHLLISLVGVIAVCVISVLVYSRLPGSLLPSTDQGVVLGIASLPAGSSVARTDEYLQKVSKQMMANPAVNYATAVSGYDFLSSGANPAKGVIFVSLKPWGKRDISADQMIAKLQQVGSQVDGGNIMAFNLPPILGLSTTGGFTGYLQSFGGDTPKELYQASVKVMQAASKRPELSQVFTTLDAGVPSYRATVDEQKAQSYGVSISDLNTTLSSTFGSAFVNYFQKNSRNFQVYLQSDDSFRRKPEDLSKVYVRGGDGERIPLSTFVTLHRTNAPTIVDRYNVYPAARFQGGAAPGYSSGQAIEAMQEVISKQLGSQYGMGWTGVAYQELGQGNAAMLAISFGIIMVFLILAAQYERWTLPLAVVTAVPFAFVGAIMAVWLRGMGTSVYLQIGLLTVVGLAAKNAILIVEFAQQQREHEGLSVTDAAMRAAEMRFRPIVMTSLAFIGGTLPLALAEGAGAANRHQIGTPVVGGMITITVLASLFVPATYVMIIQASEWLGRKLGRSPGKSSDNGVETHQNQH from the coding sequence ATGAATTTTGCAAGCTTTTTCATCCATCGGCCGATTTTCGCCACGGTCGTTTCCATCATTATTACCCTGATGGGGTTGATGGCAGTACGGGTGCTGCCGATTCAACAATACCCCAGTGTGGTGCCGCCCACGGTCAGTGTGATGGCGACCTTCCCGGGTGCCGATGCCGAAACGGTTTCCAACACCGTGGCGTCGCCATTGGCTGAAGAGATCAACGGTACGCAGGACATGATCTACCTGACCTCGTCGAGTTCCGACAGTGGTCAGTTGAACATGAGCGTGTATTTCAACATTGGCACTGATCCGGATATGGCGACGATCAACGTCAATAACCGGGTGCAGCGAGCGCTGTCACAGCTGCCACAGCAGGTGCAGAATCAGGGCGTGACCGTGGAGAAACAGTCCAACAGCGTACTGCTGTTCGTTGGTCTGTATTCGCCCAATCATCAATATGATTCGCTGTATCTGAACAACTACGCCAATCTCAATATCATTGATGAACTCAATATGCTCCCCGGCGTGGGGCAGTCGCAGGTCCTGGGGAATCAGGAATTTGCCATGCGTGTCTGGCTCAACCCGGACAAGATGGCTCAATACGATATTACGCCGGCCGAGATTTCCAGTGCCATTCAGTCGCAGAACACGGTAGTTTCAGCGGGCAAGCTGGGGGGAGCGCCACAGCGTGATCCTACGGCTTATACCTACACCATCAGTACCCAGGGGCGTTTTACCAGCGTTGATCAATTCCGCAATATCGTATTGCGCACTCAGCAGGATGGCGGGTCACTGCGTTTGAGTGATGTGGCACGGGTTGAGCTGGGTGCGTCCAGCTATGCCGTTCGGGGGCGGGTGAATAATAACCCGATGGCGCCGATTGCCATCTATACCCAGCCGGGTGCCAATGCGTTGGAGGTGGCGAAGGAAGTCAAGAGTCGGATGCGTGAGCTCAAGCAGCGCTTCCCGGCCGGGATCGATTATTCAATCCCTTATGACACGACGCTGTTCATCAACGCTTCGATCGAGTCTGTCGAGCATACTTTCATCGAAGCGCTGATTCTGGTTGCAGCGATCATTTTCATCTTCCTGCAGAACTGGCGTTCGACGCTGGTGGCGATGTCGGTCGTGCCGGTATCAGTTGTTGGTACCTTTGCCGGCATGTATATGCTGGATTTTTCGATCAACCTGTTGTCGCTATTCGGCATGATACTGGCCATCGGGATCGTGGTGGATGATGCGATCGTGGTGATCGAGAACGTTGAGCGCATTCTCGAGCATGACCCCGAGGCGACACCCATGTCGGCTTCTCTGGAAGCCATGCGAGAAGTGTCCGGCCCGGTTATCGCTACTGCTCTGATCATGGCCTCCGTGTTTGTGCCGGTTGGTTTCCTTTCCGGCCTGACGGGCGAAATGTATCGTCAGTTTGCGATTACCATTGCGGTTTCGGTCTCTATCTCTGCGCTGGTGGCGCTGTCCTTTACGCCGGCCATGTGTGCGATTTTCATCAAGCACAAGGAGAATCTGAGGGAGTCGAAGTTTGTTCGCATCGTCAAAAAGCCCTTTGACTGGTTCAATCGTGGCTTTGCACGTATTACACGGGGCTTTTTGAAATGTGTCTCTTTCCTGATCCGTCACCTGCTGATCTCGCTGGTGGGTGTGATTGCGGTCTGTGTCATTTCGGTGCTGGTCTATTCCCGCTTGCCGGGTAGCCTGCTGCCATCGACCGACCAGGGTGTGGTACTGGGTATTGCCTCACTACCAGCCGGCTCATCGGTTGCACGTACTGATGAGTATCTGCAGAAGGTCTCGAAGCAGATGATGGCAAATCCTGCTGTTAATTATGCGACGGCAGTTTCCGGTTATGACTTCCTCTCGAGTGGTGCCAATCCGGCCAAGGGGGTTATCTTTGTATCGCTCAAGCCCTGGGGCAAACGTGATATTTCAGCCGATCAGATGATTGCCAAACTGCAGCAGGTGGGTAGTCAGGTTGATGGCGGCAATATCATGGCGTTCAATCTACCGCCCATTCTGGGGCTCTCGACCACGGGGGGCTTCACTGGCTACCTCCAGTCCTTTGGAGGCGATACGCCCAAGGAGCTCTATCAGGCCTCGGTCAAGGTCATGCAGGCTGCGAGCAAGCGGCCGGAACTGTCTCAGGTGTTTACCACTCTGGATGCCGGGGTGCCGAGCTACAGGGCGACAGTGGATGAACAGAAGGCCCAGAGTTACGGGGTCAGTATCTCGGATCTCAACACTACGCTGTCCAGCACCTTTGGTAGCGCTTTCGTCAACTACTTCCAGAAGAACAGTCGTAATTTTCAGGTTTATCTGCAGTCGGATGACAGTTTCCGCCGCAAACCGGAGGATCTTTCCAAGGTCTATGTACGAGGTGGTGATGGCGAGCGTATTCCGCTTTCCACCTTCGTGACACTGCACCGTACCAATGCCCCCACTATTGTGGATCGCTATAACGTTTATCCTGCGGCCCGCTTCCAGGGGGGTGCTGCCCCGGGCTATAGCTCCGGTCAGGCGATCGAGGCCATGCAGGAGGTGATCTCGAAGCAGCTTGGCTCGCAATATGGCATGGGGTGGACCGGTGTTGCCTACCAGGAGCTCGGCCAGGGTAATGCCGCCATGCTGGCCATCTCCTTCGGGATCATCATGGTATTCCTGATCCTGGCGGCGCAATACGAGCGATGGACATTGCCACTGGCCGTGGTGACTGCAGTGCCGTTTGCCTTTGTCGGGGCCATCATGGCCGTATGGTTACGAGGCATGGGGACCAGCGTCTATCTGCAGATCGGCTTGCTGACAGTAGTCGGGCTGGCAGCCAAGAATGCCATTCTGATCGTGGAATTTGCCCAGCAACAGCGCGAGCATGAAGGGCTTTCGGTGACCGATGCGGCCATGCGCGCCGCCGAGATGCGTTTCCGGCCGATCGTCATGACTTCGCTGGCCTTTATTGGGGGGACGTTACCGCTGGCATTGGCAGAAGGCGCGGGTGCGGCCAATCGTCACCAGATCGGTACACCAGTGGTGGGCGGTATGATCACCATTACCGTACTGGCGAGTCTGTTTGTTCCGGCGACTTATGTCATGATCATCCAGGCTTCGGAATGGTTGGGACGAAAGCTGGGTCGCAGTCCTGGTAAGAGCAGCGATAACGGTGTGGAGACTCACCAGAATCAGCATTAA
- a CDS encoding glycosyltransferase family 2 protein, producing the protein MNIKRKSERFFRKVNAFLLYHYYNIINIVGAGEKLKEKGCDVVVSLTTYPARIDQVHVTLESIFAQKGCNFIVCLYLSEKDIKSMGGLPDKLKRLERRGLRIVSTKNDFRSYNKLVFALREYPDCNIVTADDDAIYPKDWLWRLLEGSRRFPGCIICHRGHMFTPEAMNGKWSYGLMKNKGGREAETPSLSLMPTGNSGVLYFPGSLDEMATDSERFLEMAPSADDIWFKMASLKRGTKCVRINHSNLEFLPTQAAAIEALHDENIKNGANDIQMRRCFETFPELEDQLVREWKSKGWISI; encoded by the coding sequence ATGAATATTAAAAGAAAGAGTGAAAGGTTTTTCAGGAAGGTAAACGCTTTTTTATTGTACCATTATTACAATATAATAAATATTGTAGGGGCTGGCGAAAAGCTGAAAGAAAAGGGGTGTGATGTAGTTGTCTCTCTTACAACTTATCCTGCCAGAATAGACCAGGTTCATGTAACTTTGGAATCAATTTTTGCACAGAAAGGATGCAATTTTATAGTGTGTTTATATCTTTCGGAAAAAGATATTAAATCCATGGGAGGGTTGCCTGACAAACTGAAGCGTTTGGAAAGAAGGGGGCTGAGAATTGTTTCTACGAAAAATGATTTCCGATCGTACAATAAGCTTGTTTTTGCGTTGAGGGAGTACCCGGACTGTAATATTGTTACAGCAGATGACGATGCTATTTATCCAAAAGACTGGTTATGGCGCTTGCTAGAAGGTAGCAGACGTTTTCCGGGATGTATAATATGTCATCGTGGCCACATGTTTACACCAGAAGCGATGAACGGTAAATGGTCTTATGGCTTGATGAAAAACAAGGGAGGGAGAGAGGCCGAGACACCCTCGTTATCACTTATGCCGACAGGAAATAGCGGAGTATTGTATTTCCCTGGATCTCTTGATGAGATGGCCACTGATAGTGAGAGGTTTCTTGAAATGGCGCCAAGCGCAGATGATATCTGGTTCAAGATGGCTTCCCTGAAACGCGGAACAAAATGCGTTCGTATCAATCATTCCAATTTGGAGTTTTTACCTACCCAAGCCGCGGCAATTGAAGCACTGCACGATGAAAACATAAAGAATGGGGCGAATGACATTCAGATGCGACGGTGTTTTGAAACTTTCCCCGAACTGGAAGATCAGCTTGTTCGGGAATGGAAAAGTAAGGGTTGGATTTCTATTTGA